A single region of the Coregonus clupeaformis isolate EN_2021a chromosome 16, ASM2061545v1, whole genome shotgun sequence genome encodes:
- the LOC121584305 gene encoding annexin A1-like: MCVTVLICEETGLGTDEDTLVEILASRTNKEIKEIKKAYKEEYKNELENDIKSETGGDFSNALLSLCKATRNEDTIVNQELADSDAKALYEAGEKKKGTDCSVFIDILTTRSAPQLRQGEYVMAQLYYSKYSKVDVTKAIDLELKGDIENRLISFSECAGSKPAFFAERLNLAMKGKGTWVKILTRVMVSRSEVDMVRIKQEYKKTFGKTLYQEILDDTNGDYEKILLALCGIDS; this comes from the exons ATGTGTGTCACTGTTTTAATATGTGAGGAGACG ggattGGGCACAGATGAGGATACTCTGGTTGAGATTCTGGCCTCCAGGACCAATAAAGAGATCAAAGAGATAAAGAAAGCCTATAAGGAAG AATACAAAAACGAGCTGGAGAATGACATCAAGTCTGAGACAGGTGGAGACTTCAGCAATGCTCTGCTCTCGCTCTGcaag GCTACTAGGAATGAGGACACCATAGTGAACCAGGAACTTGCTGACAGTGATGCCAAG GCCCTGTATGAGGCTGGAGAGAAGAAGAAGGGAACAGACTGCTCTGTCTTCATAGACATTCTGACCACCAGAAGTGCTCCTCAGCTCCGCCAAGGTGAATATGTGATGGCACAGCTCTAT TACTCCAAGTACAGTAAGGTGGATGTCACAAAGGCTATTGACCTGGAACTGAAGGGAGACATTGagaaca GACTGATCTCTTTCAGTGAGTGTGCTGGAAGCAAGCCTGCTTTCTTTGCTGAGAGACTCAACTTGGCCATGAAG GGTAAAGGAACCTGGGTCAAGATTTTGACCCGGGTCATGGTGAGCCGGTCTGAAGTGGACATGGTCCGGATCAAACAGGAGTATAAGAAGACGTTTGGGAAAACCCTCTACCAGGAAATTCTG GATGACACCAACGGAGACTATGAGAAGATCCTACTGGCCCTGTGTGGAATTGACAGCTAA